The genomic DNA ATCttcttcattatcatcatcgtTATCTGCTTCGTTTCCTTCATCTATTTCTGTCACGTTTTCTTCATCTACTTCTTTGTCAGCTTCGTCACAGTCTGATTCTTCGGCCTCATCATCAACCATAGGATTTCGTTTTCTCGGTTTATCAACAATTGCTTGTTCAATTTCTTCCTCCTCCTCACTTTCGGAACTGGATTCCTTCTCTATTGTATCACCTTTTTCCTCTAACTTTCTCTCAATTTCTTCAATATCTTCCTCGGCATCTGAACCTTCACCCCTGATAGCCTCTAACTCCTTTTTCTGAAGTTTCTCTTCTTCTAAACGTTTAGCCCATTCTAAAGATCGCTGCTCAGCTATTTGATCCTCGAGTTCTTGTTTAAGTTTTAGATGCTGGGCGCCTGGTTTTATCCTGACATTAGAAGAAATAATACATTCTCAATTTGTCATACAATAAAAtgattaacaaataataatactaaccTTTTTTCTCTGTCTCTTTCTAATTCCTCAGGTGTTTTAAGTTTTGCAAAGAATGTAAATCGTTCCTTCAAGAGTTCAACGCCTGAAAGTTTCTTTGGTGCTAGGGGATCAGCACCATCTAAATCAATGACCATACCAGGAGCACCAGTTAGTATTGGTTTAGATTTGAAAGGCAATGAGTCTTTAATTAACATGGGCGAATTTACATTGTCTGTCGTGTTTTGGCCTGAAACATTAAAACTGGGTTTTAACATCAGTTCTGAAAAAAAAacgagaaataaaaaaatattttacttacttgcaATAATTTCCGCATTTTCAATAAGTGCATCTATATCCTCCATGTTTACGTCATCATCAGAAAATTCATTGCTTTTATTAATGTCTGCTTTTCTTTGAGCCTCAGGTAAATGGTCTCCCTTTAATTGTTGTGGAACAGCCAAGTTTTCACTACCTTCTATTTGATTTACAACTTCAGAGTTATTCGTTTTTTCAGTGTCATAATGTAATGTTATTAACTGACTATCTACTTCAGTACCAGTTTCTTCACAGCCATCTTTCTTTTCTACCTCTCTTGTGGGGCAAACTTTTTCAGAATCAAGAGCAGATGTTTCTTCCATTGAATCATTATACACTAATTCCATATCTGCTGAACTATTTGCATCTATGACACTGTCTCCCTCTTTCTGATTTTCGAAATCTTTATGTTCTTCAGAGGTATTTATGTCCATTAATGTTTGTTGCAGATTATCATTTGTTGTTATAACAACAGCATTAGCATCATTACTCTTAGCACAGTCATTAGCTTCTATATTAGAAGCAGCCTCATTAATGTTGTCAACAATTGTTTCCTCTACTCCTGTATTTTCCTTTTCTTTGTCACTGGtatccaatttattttctgtcataGACAAATCATCATACAATGTATCATTTTGGATAGATATTTCTGCTTGATTTTCTACCTTCTGTTCTTCTTCTAACATTTCTGGCTCGCTTGGTTTTTCTGCATCATTTTcattatcttcatcatcatcatctgtgtCACTTTTACAAAGTTCCATCATTTCTTTCTGTCTTTGCTCTAACTGTTGCCTGTTATACAATATATAAGGaaaatattattgaatataAAGAATAATCTACTATTAGACATAAATCTTTATTAAGGATTATCaggtaaatacaaaaaataaactacatagCTTACACAAAACATGCAGCTGAAATATAACAATATATGATCAAGTAAGTCTTTCAAAAGTAgttaatatgtaaataaactGAATGTAcacctaatatttttttaaaaagctaCAGATACTCACGCATATTGTTTTAACTGttcttcattcattttaataggTAAGGCCTTCCCATCGGCAGAAACAGCTGGCTTTCTTCTGCTCATGATATCCTTCAAGGACAATGCCTTGGGTCTGTGGTATGGTAATGAAACGTCTTTCTCCCTCAACATACGATTGGACTcacttttaattttttgcatATTTTCCATCGCTTGCTTAGCAGACatctaaattttaatataattttaatataatgtagTCAATTAACATTGCGAATATAAAGTGGTTTAATAGCTActacaagaaaataaattatggaaataaaaagaagaaatggCAATAAACAAACAGGAACAAATCATTTGTAACATTGTGTCACTAATGTGTGACTAATGTAAAcaactgactaatgtattagTTAACTAAAACTAAACCTTGTTTGGTTTAGTTTTTAGTTCATAAAATTAAGTCTACAAACCCTCATAGCAGGCTTAGCCGGTGCAGAATTGGAAGGCTTTTTCCCTTTCTTCTGTGTCAAGATTTCTTTAGCTAAACCAGCCTCTTCATCTGATGTGTCAGGGTCATACAAACTGCTTTTCAGTATTGTCTTTTCTTTAatgatctgaaaataaataatatagtgtATAACTAATGTCTTTATTCTGTGAATATACTGACCTAAAGAAAGTAatgtaaaaaacttaaaacaataactTAACAAACCTTTTTGGTATTTTCAATAGATGATGCCTCATCACCTGAGTTGTGAGGGTTATGACTATTTTCAtcaccaaatttattttcatcatcaaTATTGGTAACAGGCTTCTCATCTTTTGCACGTGATGACATaaattttttaaacttttgttttaatttgctCCTCTTACTTTTTATTCGAGATGATTGCTCTTCATTTTTTTCAGTATCAGTTATCATAGTATCCGATTCCTCACTTGAAGACATTTTACAAAGTCTTGACTTACGTGGTGCGTGATAAATATCATTGCTATCTTCACTACTGTTGGCTAACTCTCCAAGAGGTGAATTGACTTCATGTTCTTTTGAAGGTAGGTCTCCCTTTTCGTTACGTTCTTTCTCAGATTCACTGCCACTATCGGTGAATCTCTGGATACGCCTTTTACTCCGCGCCATAGGGCCTTCTTCCCCATCGGTGTCACTAAAGTTACCCATAGTTTGACTCCCGTTTTTATTGTCTAAGCCGTTGGATTCGTCTGAATCACGTAGAAGAGACCCTTTAGACTCAAATGAAAAATTGTTATCCCCAATTTCTGGCATCTTAAACACTTTTATGTAGTCTTCATTGATGATTCTCTAAACCTTTACGTTGAATTACTCGCGCACAAATATAAGTATACTTTTACGTTTTATTTAGGGCTAGATAACAGTCATGTCGAAAACGTTAAATTAAGCAAATGTTAGCCACAAAGATAaccataattttataataaattacaatactAATACGACAAACAAAAAAGCACACAGTGCACCACACATTTCGCGCCCAAAGTCAATGTCAAACTGATagctgcatttttttttaattcgtccCATGATATGGAACAGGCTAAGATCATCAGAtcatgctgcctagtcttcagtgTTCCTTTTATTTAATGAACAGACTAAGGCTGCCCGCCCAGGTCCGCATCGGTGACCGACTTTTTGTATAGTGCAATAGTGCAAACAAAGTAAGGTATAGTATTTGTCAAAAGGAATCGGACAAGGTCTTTGTATAGTATGCTATACCGCCTTTTCAAGTCCTAAACGATGTCGCCCGATTTTGATTCCTACTTCTTATTTCTCATtctgtattatatttatacaataaaataagatttaggaagtaacatttattttttaaactaatacAGAGACACTATTCAATACCGACAATAACTAATAATCTATATCGACTTACGATGTCGATAACGTAAAGAATTATCTCTCCTATTCAATATAGGTAGTCGAAGACTAATAATCTACATCGAGCTGCGATGACGTAACAGTATTACTTTCCCTGGCAGGCAAGTCACAAATCACAGCTTCAGCTGTAGTGAGCAGTGATGCTACACCACTCGCATCCGTCAATGCTCTTCTTACTACTTTAGTGGGGTCAATGATACCTTTGTCAATCATGTTTACATATTCATTATTCAAGGCATCGTAACCAAAATCTGCGCCGAGGCTCTCTACTTTAGACACTACAACAGCTCCATCATATCCAGCATTACTAGCTATTGTCAAGCACGGCGTACGCAAAGACCTCTTTATAATTTCAATACCGATCGCTTGGTCAGAATTAGCTGGTTTTAATTGTTCAAGGGCTGGTATACATCGAAGTAATGCTGCCCCACCACCCGGCACAACGCCTTCCGCAATAGCTGCCCGAGTAGCGTTGAGAGCGTCATTGACTCGATCTTTTTTCTCATTTACTTCAAGTTCGCTACATCCACCAATTTTTAATAGAGCTACACCATCCTGTAGTCTTCCGATACGTTCTACAAGTCTCATTTTATCATAATCAGTAGTCTTATCTTCCAACTCCTCCCGGATTTGTTCAACTCGTTGATGAATTTCTTCTTTGCTACCTTTTCCTTTCAATAAGATTGTAGAATCTTTGGTAATAATCACCTCGCCCACTTTTCCAAGACTCTCTGGCTGACAATCTtctagtctcactaaatttaaATCGTCTTCAAAAAGTACACCTCCCGTAGCTATGGCCAAATCCATTAAGCAATTCTTGCGGTGTTCTCCAAAACTTGGAGCCTTGACGGCGACTACTGGTAAACCTAGTTTTAATCTATTTACAACTAAAACTGATAGTGGCTCTCCATCCAAATCTTCAGCAATAATAACTAGAGGCCTTTTTTGTGCGTTAGCAATTTCAAGTGCTGGTATTAGTTGATGTATAGTGAAAATTTTCTTCTCAGAAAACAGTATTAGAGCATCGCTATATTCCACTTTTAACCCTTTTTTGGAATTAATGAAATAAGGTGAAATGTATCCACGGTCGAATTTCATACCTTCTATCATTTCAATTTCGTCTTGTAAAGTTTTTCCATCTTTAACTGTAACAACTCCATCTTTGCCAACTTTGTTCATTGCATCAGCAATAAGCCTTCCTATGGAAGGATCTCCGTTGGCCGATATTGTAgctatttgttttatttcttctGCTGTGCTGACTGGTTTggacatttgcattaatttcttttttacagCTTCCACGGCAACCATTACCCCTTTCCGGATTTCAATAGGATTTGCACCCCTTGAAATGTTTTCAAATCCTTCTCTAGCAATGGCTCTGGCTAAAACTGTAGCTGTCGTGGTTCCATCGCCAGcttcttcatttgttttattagcTACATTTTGTACCAATTTAGCACCAATATTTTGAAACTTATCTTTTAACTCAATTCCTTTAGCAACAGTTACTCCATCCTTAGTTATTTTTGGTGGGCCATAACTTTGTTCTAGGATAACATTCCGTCCTTTTGGTCCCATAGTCACGGCTACCGCATCTGCTAATATGTCAACTCCTTGTAACATGAGAGCTCTGACATCGGGCCCAAATCTTACTTCTTTAGCGTAATTACGTACTGTaagatttgtatattttttggatGCAGCTCCACGTATCATATTTTGCAGCCGATACATATTTGGACCTTGTTTGAACGTCTCGTTCAATATAATTTGGACACCGAAATTACAAAGGATTTGCACTGGATTCAATTATTCCGCGAAAAATAATAGTTTCAAATTTAGAATAGGTACGAGTACAAATgtcagtaaaaataaataaaactgtttgGAATGCCAGTATTTACatgtaaaaagtattttaaatgcaGTGCCActtcaaaacacaaaaaaaactagaaaaaaatgtctttacgtaacatacataaacataacacatcattacgcctgtatccccaaaggggtaggcagaggcagaGGTGTCTAgtatatacactcactccttGCCAATATTCAGACGCATATAACTTCTAAAGTCTCGATTTTAAATGTCATTGTAGTTTTCGTTGAACAAAGTAAATAAGAAAGTCAGACGTGGATGTATGAGTAAAGCGTCATGGTCATATATTATGCgggaaaaattaaaatttaatgaaaacaaaacaaacgcgACTGTCAGTGTCAAAACCCAAAACCACCTGATTGTCATATTATTTATGGGGTTAttagaaaattgaattgaatataaaaattgtaaaatacgtgatatgtaaatatttctgtctagataaaatttaagttttaaaatgattttctaTCAGGTAACTAAAAAATTATGTAGtcgaaatataataaatagattCGTTCGTTTTGTGAATACTGAACCGATTCCTAAAGTTCTAGTACCATTAAACAatagaaaagtattaaaaatatccgGAGATGATGCTCCTGAATTCCTTCAAGGGCTCGTTACAAACGATATGCGTCACTTTACGGATGGTGCTAAGTCCATGTATGCTATGTTTCTCAACAACAAAGGCAGAGTGCTGTACGACACTTTAATACATCGGTGGGAAAGCGACACATCATTTCTTGTAGAATGTGACAAAAGCGTCTTCGGCTTGTTATTTAACCACTTGAAATTATACAAACTTAAACGAGATGTGAAGCTTGAAGACGTGAATCCACTGTACAGAATGTGGGCTTTAATATCTCAAATAAATTTGGTAACAGATGCCGAAATTGACCCTCAAAGtcctataaatatatataaagatCCTCGTCTCGCAGAACTAGGATGCAGGCTGGTTACTTTAACAAATTTAAATGCACCTGAAGTTCAAGAGATGATTGCTTTGGATGATATTAATATAGCAGATGAAGATGTGTACAGATACTTGAGATATAAGTTGGGTGTTGGTGAAGGTCCCGAGGATCTGCCGCCCGGAGCGTGTTTCCCACTGGAAGCCAACTGTGACTATCTCCATGGAGTCAGTTTCCATAAGGGCTGCTATATTGGTCAAGAATTAACAGCTCGCATTTATCATACTGGTGTAATCAGAAAACGAATGATGCCTCTCAAATTTACTGAAGATGTAGCAGACTACATAGAACAAGATACTGTAATAACAGCTTCTAGTAACCCCAAATTAAATTTAGGCAAATTGAAAGGTTTTGTACATGACTATGGACTAGGTTTAGTTAGAATCAAAGAGGCTCTAGAATCAAAAACACTAAAAGTTGGACCGAGTACAGCTGAAATTATTAAACCAGAATGGTGGCCTATGGAAGCACCTAAAGAAAAACTCACTAAAACTGACTAgatactacaaaaaaaatatcacattcttaaaaaatatgtatgtaagatgtgtttcaattttaatttttaattgttgCAATACTGAACAgaattaatttgaaattaaatattgtttCAGTGATGGCGGAGTGTAACATCAAAGAAGATCCAGTTCATATCATACATGAATTCAAGTGTTCATCCTGCAATGTGAATGAAAAAGCACAGTACAAAGGTACAAACCCTCCATTCTCCCGTAACATAGTTCTCAAGTACCCCAGCTATGTGATGAAGGATCCATTCAGCCCCCCCGGCAAAGGAGAAATACTAGTGTTAGGAGCAGACTGTGCAATGTGTGATAAACCAGTTTGTATCAATAAAAGTTGTAGTGTATTTTATGGAAAAACATACTGTATCCATTGTATTCAACATGCTATTGATAAATTTCCTGCTGAAATTAGGTGTAAAATAGGTCACTTGAAACCTAAATAAAAGTATGTGAGTATCACCAAGTATTATTGTCAAAATCCTAATCTACCAGATCCAAATAAAAAGacacattgtttttataaaatactgtTTATTTTGGCTTTCCAGTCCGATTTACAGTATTTTAACCAAtttcacaaattaaaaattcaataaCACATTTAAATTCGGCTGAAACTCCAGTTTCAGTAACGTGAGGGATGTATTATATAGTACACAAACATTTTATCATACAAGCCATACACGAAATGGGGGTCCATTGACGCAGTACCAATAAAACGCTTACAGTACGCCACATTTCATTGGAAACTAAGATAAGATATaatcttaaaattaataaaagataaTTACAGCATAGTTATATTaaggtatatatattaataagcTCTAAAAACAggacaaaattaaatatacattttgtcTTTATTACCAGTCACTCGCATCAAATTGATAGCACCACATTACATCATCATAACCCTTTTACAAAACTGACCGGTGACTGTCTTCTCATCGTAACAAAGTTTAAACACAATTTACTATCGAGTGTGTCAATTATTaacaattatacatatattgaataaaatacaaaatgtgtAATGAAAATTAAGATGCTATTTAGGTAATAATTCGTATTTCGATTACAATTATTGCTTCTTATTCTCGAGAGGGGATTCACATGCGACTATAGATAGACAGCTACAAAATGTGGACAAatacatattacatattttCAATTTACAATCTATTTGTGGATATCATGCAACATTTACCGCCCGACTTGTGATGGATGATGTAGCGTTAGCGTAAACGTGACACTATAAAGATATAAAATGTTTCCTTGTCTAAAAAACTGCGTGTAAGTTCTTATATACATAGACGACAATAAACTCTAGTCGTGACGAATATACGTCCTACGCATTATCGGTGTCTCATTTGGGCAGTGAATAATGAGATTGTCTTTAATGTTCACCTAAACAACTTTTCGTTGTAACACTTGAAATCAACGGAAAGTTATTTCGGTATACGTACGATTAGTCTAAGTAGTAAGTAAACGTGAAACATTACGCAACAACGACATTAAACTTCAATTAATTGAGCTTAAACTTAGAGTTATGTAATACAGATGTTTAGTACATATGCACTAGATAAATAGAATAAGATGTAAAAAACGTTCTATGGAAGATTGCAAAACGATATTGTATATAAGTAAAAACaggaatattttttacaaaaccatGTTCTAATTCTACTggcctaataataaaatatgcaatCTTTGTGCAAATGAAAAGTACAAGCCTTGGACGGTAGTTatagataatattatacttttacTTTCGACAATCGAAGTGAAATATTATAAGCAATATTCATTTTTTGACTAGTTTTTGCTCCGATAAAAAATACTCCGAAATGTAACGAAAAATGATTGATAGGgtctaaaattacaattatgaaATACACGAAGTCTTTTGGTTTAAATATAAAACTTCTATGACAGTAGTTAGTGAATGTAGATGATAACTctctataagtaataataagaaaatgatgTGATATTTTTCACATCAATTTACAAATATTCTAATCTAAAAACTGTCACAGCCGAAACTTAAGTTTTTCTATTGAAGCAAAATACATATTTCTACTGCGACAAACACGTTAAAATAATCAGCT from Pectinophora gossypiella chromosome 18, ilPecGoss1.1, whole genome shotgun sequence includes the following:
- the LOC126375071 gene encoding 63 kDa chaperonin, mitochondrial-like — its product is MEGAFKFVKVTSLHPIRNYAKEVRFGPDVRALMLQGVDILADAVAVTMGPKGRNVILEQSYGPPKITKDGVTVAKGIELKDKFQNIGAKLVQNVANKTNEEAGDGTTTATVLARAIAREGFENISRGANPIEIRKGVMVAVEAVKKKLMQMSKPVSTAEEIKQIATISANGDPSIGRLIADAMNKVGKDGVVTVKDGKTLQDEIEMIEGMKFDRGYISPYFINSKKGLKVEYSDALILFSEKKIFTIHQLIPALEIANAQKRPLVIIAEDLDGEPLSVLVVNRLKLGLPVVAVKAPSFGEHRKNCLMDLAIATGGVLFEDDLNLVRLEDCQPESLGKVGEVIITKDSTILLKGKGSKEEIHQRVEQIREELEDKTTDYDKMRLVERIGRLQDGVALLKIGGCSELEVNEKKDRVNDALNATRAAIAEGVVPGGGAALLRCIPALEQLKPANSDQAIGIEIIKRSLRTPCLTIASNAGYDGAVVVSKVESLGADFGYDALNNEYVNMIDKGIIDPTKVVRRALTDASGVASLLTTAEAVICDLPARESNTVTSSQLDVDY